The Daucus carota subsp. sativus chromosome 2, DH1 v3.0, whole genome shotgun sequence genome includes a window with the following:
- the LOC108208207 gene encoding probable polygalacturonase At1g80170, whose translation MMKKSILLGFLFCLLIVVFGNIEDNNFSDNTVHEYLDNLDIEEGEDVELFELPSWTSERGSKILVNVDGLGAVGDGISDDTQAFVEAWKQACSTPKSVLLVPRGRRYLVNATKFRGPCVDRLVVQVDGTIVAPNDPKIWDLNNPRIWLYFSNLRAVHFQGRGVIDGSGSKWWAASCKKNKSNPCIGAPTAFTIDSSSAVRVQGLTIRNSQQMHFTISRSESVRVSDVLVSSPEDSPNTDGIHITASTDVVIQKSKIKTGDDCISIVNGSSNIKMKEISCGPGHGISIGSLGKNNSTGIVTKVVLDKAFIRGTTNGLRIKTWQGGSGYVRGVRYQNVRMENVSNPIIIDQYYCDSPKTCQNQTSAVKISLIMYRNISGTSKSAKAMQFACSDEVPCSHIVLNNINLGRMNGTAETYCHSVTGFGYGYMQPSAECLTSSDRDLSIKRLGDDQFAESSPEHLTHTEL comes from the exons ATGATGAAGAAAAGTATCTTGTTAGGTTTTTTGTTCTGTCTATTGATAGTGGTATTTGGTAATATTGAGGATAACAACTTCTCTGATAACACTGTTCATGAGTATCTTGATAACTTGGATATTGAAGAAGGAGAGGATGTAGAGCTCTTTGAGCTTCCATCATGGACAAGTGAGCGGGGTAGCAAGATTCTTGTGAATGTTGATGGTCTTGGTGCAGTTGGTGATGGGATTTCTGACGATACTCAG GCCTTTGTAGAGGCTTGGAAACAAGCTTGCTCTACGCCGAAATCTGTTCTTTTGGTCCCAAGAGGACGTCGTTACTTGGTCAATGCAACTAAATTCAGAGGGCCTTGCGTTGATAGATTGGTCGTTCAG GTTGATGGAACTATTGTAGCACCAAATGACCCCAAAATTTGGGATCTGAATAATCCTCGAATCTGGCTTTATTTCTCAAACCTAAGGGCAGTTCATTTCCAAGGGAGAGGAGTCATAGATGGTTCAGGAAGCAAATGGTGGGCAGCATCATGCAAAAAGAACAAGTCAAAT CCTTGCATTGGAGCTCCCACT GCTTTTACTATTGATTCAAGCTCAGCTGTAAGGGTGCAAGGCCTTACTATTAGAAACAGCCAACAAATGCACTTCACCATTTCTCGTTCTGAATCTGTTCGTGTTTCTGATGTACTTGTATCTTCTCCAGAAGACAGTCCCAACACTGATGGAATCCATATCACTGCATCAACAGATGTGGTTATTCAGAAATCTAAAATTAAAACTG GAGATGATTGCATCTCAATTGTCAATGGTAGCTCAAATATCAAGATGAAGGAAATCTCTTGTGGACCTGGTCACGGTATAAG CATTGGGAGCCTTGGGAAGAACAACTCAACTGGTATAGTTACAAAAGTAGTTTTAGACAAAGCATTTATCAGAGGGACTACTAATGGCCTCAGAATTAAAACTTGGCAG GGGGGATCTGGTTATGTCCGTGGAGTACGCTATCAGAATGTGAGGATGGAAAATGTTTCAAACCCAATTATAATTGATCAGTATTACTGTGATTCTCCAAAGACTTGCCAAAACCAA ACATCGGCTGTTAAAATAAGCCTGATTATGTACCGCAACATTAGTGGAACTTCAAAAAGCGCGAAGGCCATGCAGTTTGCATGCAGTGATGAAGTTCCTTGCAGCCACATAGTACTAAACAATATCAACCTGGGAAGGATGAATGGCACAGCGGAGACTTACTGCCATTCCGTCACAGGCTTTGGGTACGGATATATGCAACCTTCCGCTGAATGTCTGACTTCATCTGACAGAGATTTGAGTATCAAACGCCTCGGAGATGATCAGTTTGCAGAGTCA